CGCCGCGCAGGGGCAACTGCCGGAGAATGTCGTCATCGGGCGCCACGGCTCGGTGTACGTGACCTTCGCCGCGGCCCGGCAGGTGGCGCGCGTCGACCGGAACGGTACGACACAGATCCTCGCGACTCTTCCCGCGCCGGCCGACGGCGGTGCTGGCACGCCCGTGCTCGGCTTCGCGCTGACCACCGGCCTCGCGCGCACCGACGACGGCTCGCTCTACGTCCTCTACGCCACCGGCACATCGGAGCTGACCGGTCTGTGGCGTCTGAAGCCGGGACAGGACAAGGCGGAGCGGATCGCAGCCCTCCCTGCCGACGGACTGCCCAACGGGCTCGCCTACGACAGCAGGACGCACGCCTTCTACATCACGGACTCCGTCCTCGGCACCGTGTGGTCCGTGCCGCTGAAGGGAGGAAAGGCCACACCGTGGTCGACCGCGCCCGAGCTGGCCGTGGGGGGCTTCCTCGGGGCCAACGGCATCCGCGTGCACCGGGGTGCGCTGTGGGTGACCAATCTCGATCAGGGCACCGTCCTCAGCTTCCCGCTGCGCAACGGCCACCGCGGGGGCACTCCCAGCATCAGGGCGACCGGCTTGGAAGGCATCGACGACTTCGCCTTCACCGGCCGGGGCAACGAGCTCATCGCCACTCTCAATGGACCCAACAAGGTCGTGCGGGTCACGTCCGGCGGCGCGAGCAGTACGGTTCTGAACGCGTACGACGGTCTACAGAACCCCAGCTCCGTCGCGGTCGACGGGCAGAACGTCTACGTGACCAACTCCGCTTACCGCACCGCCACCGACCCCAATCTGCTGCGCGCCAAGCTGGACCGCCTCGGCCGCTAGTTCGATCGACGGCCGCCTACGGGGTGCAGCCGCCAGAACTGAGCCGTCACGAGACCTCGGGCCCTCCAGGGCCGGAGGGCCCGAGGTCTCTCAGGCACGGGGAAGCTTCGACAGGCTGCCCCACAGCGTCGACGGCGTCGCGAAGGTTTCCATGACCAGCATCTCGTCCGGCAGTTCCACCGAGAACCTGTCCTCCAACTCCGCCACCAGGCCGAGCAACGTCAGCGAATCCAGGCCCAGTTCCGTCAGGCTCGCGTGCTCGTCGACGGGTGTCTCCTCGTCGAGGAAGGGCAGTGACCGCCGGAGCACGGATTCGAAGTCGCTGTAGGAAAGGTCGTTCACGGGCTGCTCCTCGATGCTGTGGGCCTGTGGGCGACGGCTGCGCCCCCGTACGGGTCAGGGTAGTCCGTACACGATCAAGAAGGGAGCCATTGCTGAAACAATTTGTTCATGTTTGGCCAACGATATCCGTGAGCAAGTATGCCGATGTGACGAGCCATCAGAGGGATGAATTATTCTGTGATGTATCCACACTTCTGAAGTCGGTCGACGACACATTCGACCCGGACCGAATCGCACCCGATGCGCATTTGCTTTCCCTCACCCTGGGATCACTTCAGCTGCTCGAGTTCTTGAACCGTCTGGAGGAGCGGTTCCGGATATCCATTCCCGACGAGGATCTCGTCATCGACCGTTTCTCGACCCTGGAGAAAATCGTCGCCTACGTCGCCTCGCGTCAGGCGGAAGCCGGGGACGGGCGGTGAGTGCGGAGCAACACGCCGAGTGGTCCCGTGCTCTGCGGGCTGAGGGGCCGGACGACGCACGCGACCCGCGGGCCACCGTGCGCGCGGTGGCCCAGTTCGTCCAGCGCGCGGGGCGGCGGACGGCTCGACGACATCGTCCGTGGCCCGATGACGGTCAACTCCGGGCTGTGGCTGCTCTCCCGCATGTGCCGGGACGGGACGGTGCGCGTGGAACCCGGCGGTACGGTCCGGCCCACGGCCGTCGTCCCGGCCGCCCGCGACGACGGCGCGCCGGGGCTGGTCGACCTCACGCTCGCCGACGGGCTCGTCGACTGGGAGGTCCTGGCCGACGTCCTGGCGCGGCGCACCTACACACCGGACCCGGAACTGCACCAGAGCTTCGACACCTTCGCCTCGCTGCGGCGACGGCTCGCGGTCATGGACTACTACGACGACCTCGACGGCCGGACGATGCTCCAGCTCGGCGACGACGAGATGTTCGGCGTGGCCGTCGGCCTGGCGGACGGTGTGCGGCACGTGCATGTCGCGGACACCGACGAACGCGTGCTCAAGGCCATCGGGGACGAAGCGGCCCGTCTTGCTCTGGGCCTCACCACGCACGCCGTCGACGTACGCCGGGACAGGCCGAATCTGTCCGACGTGGACACGTTCTTCGTGAGCGGGCTCAAGGACCCCGGCGGTCTCTTCCTGTTCGTCGCGACCGCCGTGTCGACCGTGTCGGGAGCGGGCGCGGTCGGTTACGTCAGTTTTGATCTCGACGTTTACAGGGCCGGCACCGGTGCCGGCTCGGGTGGGGAGCCGGCGCAGCGAGAGGTGCTGCGGATGTTCGACCGACTCGACTGCACCGTCACCGCTCTCCTGCCCGGCGACGACGGGCTGCTGGAGGACTCCGTCCTGGCGGATCTGGCCGAGGCCACCCGGGACGCGGCGCGGTACGCCGCCTCACCGACGGAGCTCGGGGCACGGCTGCGGAGACTGCTCGCCCAGCGGCCCGCCGGTGCCGACCTGTCGCTCTACCAACCCGGATTCCCGCACGCGCAACTCAGGCCCATCTCGCTCGCCCGGATCGTGACCGGCCCGGAGAGCAGGCGGCTGGCGAGCCGTTACCTCGGGTTCCTCCAGAGCGCGGTGCCGGCCGAGGGCGGCGGCTGAGAGCGGGAGTCAACGTCGACGCCGTACCGATCGTGGAGTCAGGGCTGGATCCCCTGGGCGGGAGCCGGAGCCTGTTGGGGAGGTGCGGCTTGCTGGGCCGGGGTCGGGGGTTGTTCGGCCGGGGTGGTCGGGTCCTCGGCGGGGACGAGGCGGCCGGGGCGGAAGGGGCCTTTGCCGCAGTTGGGGCAGCCTTCCGTGCGCAGGGCGGCGACCGCGGTCCAGCGGGCGCCGGGTCCGACGCGCAGCCGGGTGTTGCATGCCACGCAGGTGTATTCGCGCTGCCGGGTCCGTTTGTCGCCGGTGTAGAGGGGGCCGCTGAACTCGCCCTCGTGGGAGGGGGCCGTGGAGGTGGTCGTGAGCAGGTGCTGGAAGAAGCCGACGCCGCCGAGGATGCCGCTGCCCTCGTACTCGTTGAAGTTGCGGATGAGTGCGTTGGTGACCAGGCCGAGTCCCATGATCTCCCGCTGCACCTCCAGCATCTCGTCCGGGCTCTTGCCGCCGAAGGAGAAGAAGATGCTGTGTGCGGGGCCGGGGCGCAGGCCCTCCACGGCGCGGGAGAGGAAGAGGCGGGCGCCTTCGGGGGTGTAGGGCGGGTCGGTCATGGCCACGTCGTGCTGCCCGCGGATCTCGGCGGGCAGCGGCAGGCGCAGGTCGTGTCGGACGGTCTCGACGCGGGTGCCGAGGCCGGCCGACACCTTCCGGATGTAGTCGAGGATCTCCGGGGAGATGTCCACGACGGTCACCCGCTCGACGATCGGAGCGCCGAGCACGTCGCCCACCACGGCGACGGCGAGGGAGACCAGGTCGTCGTCGCCGATCAGCAGCAGCGAGCCGCCCGGCAGCGCGCCCGCGGTGAGCAGCGCGAGGACCCGGCGGACCTTGGTCTCGGCCGTGCAGTGCGACTGGTCGATGGCCATGTCGGCGGCGGGACCCGACTCCATGAGGGCGCGCAGCCGCCGTACGGCTTCGTCCAGGACGTCGGGGATCACGAGCTCGCGCCCGTCGCAGGTGGTGCAGGTGGCGTCGAGGGACAGGTCCATGCCGAGCCGGGCGACGAGGTCCAGGCCGTCCTCGGTCAGCCGGGACGGGCGCTGGGTGGTGATGAATCCCCGGCGGCGCAGTTCGTTGCCCAGGGCGGCCACGATCGGGACGGGCAGGCCGGTCGCGCGGCTGAGGTCCTTCGTGGAGGCGGGCGCCAGACGGCGCAGCGCACGCAGGACGGACCGCACTCCGGGCGGGCCCTCCTGGAGCCGGACGGCTTCCGCGACTTCCGTGAGCACGGAATCCGCGGTGGCACGCCGGCGGTGTCGAGGCGCGTCCTTCACAAGGCAACTCCGGGCGGGCTGAGGGGATCGGGGCCGCTCAGTGTACGGTCGGCGGATTGTGGGCCCGACCCGGCGAGGGATTCCCGCAGTTTCGCGTTCCACTCTGTTTCCAGCGTCGCCGTCTCGGCGATGAGGTCGCCGATGCGCCGTACGGCCACGGATCCCTTCCGGAAACGCAGGAAGAAATAGTTCCGGGTCATCTCCCAGCGCCGGGAAAGGGCCTCCGCGTCGGCGGCCCGATCGTGCAGGGACGGGAGCGCGCAGGTCTCGGCGGCGGCCCGCAGGAAGCGCGCGTTCAGGGCGCGTTGGCTGGCCAACTCGCCGAACCAGGCGCTGACCTCGATCGTTCCCACGGGGCTGAGGGAGGTGAAGGCGTCCGGGGTGGCGCGCAGTTCGTCCGCGCACGCGGTCACCAGATCCGCGCCGGCGGCGGAGTGCGCGTTCCGGGCGACGGCGGAGCGGAACCGCTCCTGCTGCGTCTCCTTGCGTGTCTCTTTGTGCGCCGCCTTCTCGGCTTCCCCGGATTCGAGCGGGCCGGCCTTCACGACCACCGTGCGATTTCGCCAATCGGGGTCACCCCTGCGGGCTTCTCCGAGCGCGTCCGACGACATGGCGGTGAACAGCGTGCTGCTCTCCATGAAGCCGTCGAAGAGGGACCCCTGATAGCGGTCGACGATCCGCAGCGAACCGGCCCTTTCCTCGTCGTTGCCGTCCCCGGGGCGGATCACGATCCGGTGAGAATGATGCTGTTGACGGTGGAACGAGCTGTGGGGGACATGGAAAGTGTCCACCCAGGCGATGACCGGATGCCCCTCCAGCAGCCGAGCCCGAATATATTCCTCGGCTCGTCGCGAGTCGGCGTGATGCACGTGGTCGGCGGCCAGACCGTACCAGTCGTGCAGGATCTCCTCGGGTGTCCGACGCTGGATCCCGAGGTGTTCCACGGGCCATTCGGTGTCGACGGTGTCCGTCCTGCGGTGGTATCCCCAGTGGTCTCCCAGAACGCTCGGATCGTGACCGAGCCAGGCCGCCGTGATACCGAAGGTCGCCGAAATACAGTCAAGTGCCGAGAAATCCGGGTCCGTTGCGCCCTGCCGCTCCAAGAACTCCGCTCCTTCGTTGCTCATCGCCGTCCACAGTGTTCCGGCCAATCCGACGTGACCTCCCGTGGCCCCCTTGACGCGGGGTGCCCGCGCGTCCTACGGCGCGCCGGATGCTACGCTGCGCCCCGCCGGACCGTCAGTGAACCGGCCTCGCCGACCTTCCGCTACGGCCGCGCAGACCAGCACATCTCTATCGGAAAGGAGACGGGGGCGAGCGACCAGTGGCCCCCGGTTCCCCATGACCAACTCCAGCAGTCCCGCCACCGAGGAAATAAACGTCGACGATCTGTGCTCGTACGCAGTCGACGTATGGGTGAGCGACCACAGCATCCTGACCGACGAACAGCGCCTCCTCAAGATCCTGCGCACGGCCGCCGAAAAGGGAAACGCCACGGTACTCGGTGAGTCCTCGCACGTCTTCCCGAACGGTGCCGTCACCGCCATCCTCCTTCTCTCCGCCTCGCACCTGAGCATCCACACCTGGCCGGAATTCAGCCTCGCCAACATCGACCTGCTCGCGTACGGCCGCCTGAACGGCGAACGGATGATGCAGAGCGTGGAGTTGGGTCTCTCGCCCACGAGGATCAACGTGACACGCATGCTGCGCGCGGTGCACTGACCCGCACCGTTCACAGCCACCCCGAAAGCGACGCGAGGAACGCGTCGAAGCTGTCCCGGTGGATCGCGTGCGTGGCGTCCGGCACGGTCCGCACCTCGAACCCCCGCCGTGTCAGCTCCGCCCGCATCTCCCCGCTCACCAGCGTGCTCGGCTCCGCCGCCTGGACCAGGGAGCGGACGAGCGGCTTCGCCGGCATGTGATCGGCGGCCCGGTACGCGGAGAGGGCGAGCGCCGACCGCTCGTCCCAGGCGTCCAGCGCCGCCAACTCGGCCGCGACCTCCCGCTCTCCCCACTCCGGGCGCAGACTCCTGATGAGCAGCCGAGGCGCGCGCTTGAAGAGGGTGAAAACGGCCGGGTCGAGGGTGCCGTCCGGGCCGCCGAGCCGCCAGGCCGGCTCCGAATAGACGGCACGCTCCGGTTCCAGTTCCGCCACCGCGAGCGCCAGGGCCAGGGCGCCGAGCGAGTGGCCCAGCGCCAGCTCGGGGCCGCGGGGCAGCGTCTCCAGCAGGTCCTGTGCGAACAGGTGCGGCGCGTACGCCCCCCGGCCGCTGCCACCGTGGCCGCGCAGGTCCACGGCGAGGACGCGGTAGCCCCGGCCGGTCAGGACCGGGACCAGCTCGTGCCAGGTGCGGTGGTCGGCCATGAGGCCGTGGACGAGGACGGCGACGCGGTCGCCGGTGCCCCACTCCCGGGTGTGCAGTCGCATGCCGCGGCCGCCCTCACCCGGCCGCGGCGGCTTCCTCCGCCGCCGCGGACGCCAACTCCCCGAAGGCGTCGGCGGATTCCGGCAGCACCCAGAGGCGCTCCGCCCACCCCGGCGCGCCGAGCCGCCGGCCATGGCGGACGATGCGTTTCGAGACCGCCTCCAGAACCTGGAGCCGGTAGGGCCACAGCGCCTCCTGCTTGGTGCGTACCGCCGCCTCCGACGCCGGGATCAGCACCGGGACCGGCGCGGCCGCCGCCGGCCCGACCGCGAGCCGGCCGGCTTCGGCCGCGGCGTCCGCGAACAGCGAGTACGGCATGTCCTCGTAGAACGCGACCCGTTCGGGTTCCAGCGTCTTGCGGGCGATCAGTTCCAGTGCGGCCTGCCGGGTCAGGACGTGGTCGACATGCCCGCCCACGGCCAGCGGAACGAGCACCGGGCGCCCGCCCGCCACCTCGCCGGCCAGATCGGCGGTGACGCGCTCGAACAGCTCCGGCTCCGTCGCGCGGGCCGCGTCCACGGCGTGCGGCTCCAGGAAGTAGCCCTCCCGCCAGGCGGCCCGGTCGGCGGCGTCCAGGTGGCCGAGCACGGTCAACTCCGCGCCCAGTACCCCGCACGCCACCCGCTCCTCCTCCAGCAGCAGGCGCGAGGCGAGCGCGGGACGGCTCCGATAGTGCGGGTGGCGCGTCCAGGTCTCGTGCGAGAACACGTCCACCACCCGGCCGCCGAACCGGGCGAGCAGTCCGCCCAGGGCCAGTTGGGCGTCGTCCGGGTGGGGAGAGAGGAAGACCGGGGCGCTTGACGGCTGCGTGCGGGGCGGCGGAGCGGCGACCACCAGTCCCGCCGCATGCCAACCGGCGATCAACTCCCGTTCCAGGGAGGACCAGGAGCGGTACGGCCGGGTTCCGTCGCATGCGTGCCACAGTTCCGCGGCCGACGCGGGGAAGACGGCCGGATCGACCGGCTCGCCGAGGAACCGCACCTCGGCACCGTCGAACTCGGTGTGCGGCAGCCGAATCGGCCGGTCGTCCGCCGAGAGTGCGTGCGTTGTGCGCCGGACCAGGGGGGCGGGGGAGGGGCGCTCTGGCATGCGCAGGAGTGTAGACCAAGGGTCGATCATGGAACTATGGGAAGGAGAACGAGAGTTAGAGCACGCGACAGGTCTGTGATCCACTCCGTGATCCGCACGCGACGAGAGGCTCGAACAGCATGTACGTACTCACCCGGGGACTTGCCGCGCCCGATGCCGCCCGCTTGCGGGAGGCCTGTGAGCGCACCGCACTGCCGCTGAAGGAGGCGGCGGCGCAGGACCCGCGGGGAATGGCCGCGCATGTCGCCGACGACCTTCTCGTCGCCTTCGTGGCCGCCGAGGCAGACGGCTCGGCCCCGCTCGAACTGCGCGAGATCACCCGCGAAGGCGCCTACGCCGTGCTCGTACAGCCGACGCCGACCGCCAAGGGCACGCTGGCGGCGATCCGTTCGGGCGCCGGATTCGTCATGGCCGCGCCGCTGGGCGTCGAACGCCTCGTGTCCTTCCTGACCTATCTGCGGGACGTCGCCGCCCCCGCGTCCGCCCAGGTCCTCGACCTGGACGAGAACGGCGTGCTCACCACGCCGTCCGCGTCCGTGCGGCTGTCCGAGGCCGAGGCCAAGGCACTGCGCGCGCTCGCCGACCGCCGGGCCGTCATCGTCCCCCGGCCCGACCTGTTGCGGCTGACCGGCGAGGACCCGCGGGACGTCATCGAGGCGCTGCGGGCCCGGTTCCGGGAGGTCGGCTCGGGCGCCCAGATCCTCAAGGTGCCGCACATGGGGTTCCGGCTCGTCGGGGAAGTGCGGCTGAAGGCCACCGCGTGACAGCGGCGGACCGTCCGCCGCGCCCGGTGCAGGTGTGGTGGGCCCGCCTGGCCGACGCACGCCCGGGCCTGGTCGGACTGCTCGATCCCGTGGAACTCGCCCGCTACGAGGCGACGGTCGACCACGACAACAGGCTCCGCTTCCTGGCCGGTTGCGCGGTCAGCCGGGTGGTGCTCGGCGAACTGCTCGGCCTGCCGCCCGCCGACGTGCCCCTGCGGCGCGTGTGTCCGCGCTGCGGCGGACCACACGGCAAGGTCACGCTCGACGTACCGACCGGGAGCGTCCACGCGGACGTCCGCTTCTCCGTCTCGCACAGCGGTGACGTGATCGGGCTCGCCGTCTGCCGAGGCGCGGACGTCGGGCTCGATGTCGAGGACGGCGCCGGCACCGATGTGGAGAAGGTGGCTCCCCGCGTCCTCACCGAGACGGAACTGGCCGCCCTGTACGCCCGCCCGCCCGCCGAACGGACGCCGGCTTTTCTGCGCTACTGGACGCGCAAGGAATCCGTGCTGAAAGCGATCGGCGTCGGCCT
The sequence above is a segment of the Streptomyces asoensis genome. Coding sequences within it:
- a CDS encoding SMP-30/gluconolactonase/LRE family protein — translated: MQKIIKQAVVAAGVSLVALTSVTPADAVSAPLSESRIVSHFDAAQGQLPENVVIGRHGSVYVTFAAARQVARVDRNGTTQILATLPAPADGGAGTPVLGFALTTGLARTDDGSLYVLYATGTSELTGLWRLKPGQDKAERIAALPADGLPNGLAYDSRTHAFYITDSVLGTVWSVPLKGGKATPWSTAPELAVGGFLGANGIRVHRGALWVTNLDQGTVLSFPLRNGHRGGTPSIRATGLEGIDDFAFTGRGNELIATLNGPNKVVRVTSGGASSTVLNAYDGLQNPSSVAVDGQNVYVTNSAYRTATDPNLLRAKLDRLGR
- a CDS encoding acyl carrier protein yields the protein MNDLSYSDFESVLRRSLPFLDEETPVDEHASLTELGLDSLTLLGLVAELEDRFSVELPDEMLVMETFATPSTLWGSLSKLPRA
- a CDS encoding acyl carrier protein → MSKYADVTSHQRDELFCDVSTLLKSVDDTFDPDRIAPDAHLLSLTLGSLQLLEFLNRLEERFRISIPDEDLVIDRFSTLEKIVAYVASRQAEAGDGR
- a CDS encoding bis-aminopropyl spermidine synthase family protein; its protein translation is MTVNSGLWLLSRMCRDGTVRVEPGGTVRPTAVVPAARDDGAPGLVDLTLADGLVDWEVLADVLARRTYTPDPELHQSFDTFASLRRRLAVMDYYDDLDGRTMLQLGDDEMFGVAVGLADGVRHVHVADTDERVLKAIGDEAARLALGLTTHAVDVRRDRPNLSDVDTFFVSGLKDPGGLFLFVATAVSTVSGAGAVGYVSFDLDVYRAGTGAGSGGEPAQREVLRMFDRLDCTVTALLPGDDGLLEDSVLADLAEATRDAARYAASPTELGARLRRLLAQRPAGADLSLYQPGFPHAQLRPISLARIVTGPESRRLASRYLGFLQSAVPAEGGG
- a CDS encoding bis-aminopropyl spermidine synthase family protein, which gives rise to MLTEVAEAVRLQEGPPGVRSVLRALRRLAPASTKDLSRATGLPVPIVAALGNELRRRGFITTQRPSRLTEDGLDLVARLGMDLSLDATCTTCDGRELVIPDVLDEAVRRLRALMESGPAADMAIDQSHCTAETKVRRVLALLTAGALPGGSLLLIGDDDLVSLAVAVVGDVLGAPIVERVTVVDISPEILDYIRKVSAGLGTRVETVRHDLRLPLPAEIRGQHDVAMTDPPYTPEGARLFLSRAVEGLRPGPAHSIFFSFGGKSPDEMLEVQREIMGLGLVTNALIRNFNEYEGSGILGGVGFFQHLLTTTSTAPSHEGEFSGPLYTGDKRTRQREYTCVACNTRLRVGPGARWTAVAALRTEGCPNCGKGPFRPGRLVPAEDPTTPAEQPPTPAQQAAPPQQAPAPAQGIQP
- a CDS encoding BtrH N-terminal domain-containing protein, which codes for MSNEGAEFLERQGATDPDFSALDCISATFGITAAWLGHDPSVLGDHWGYHRRTDTVDTEWPVEHLGIQRRTPEEILHDWYGLAADHVHHADSRRAEEYIRARLLEGHPVIAWVDTFHVPHSSFHRQQHHSHRIVIRPGDGNDEERAGSLRIVDRYQGSLFDGFMESSTLFTAMSSDALGEARRGDPDWRNRTVVVKAGPLESGEAEKAAHKETRKETQQERFRSAVARNAHSAAGADLVTACADELRATPDAFTSLSPVGTIEVSAWFGELASQRALNARFLRAAAETCALPSLHDRAADAEALSRRWEMTRNYFFLRFRKGSVAVRRIGDLIAETATLETEWNAKLRESLAGSGPQSADRTLSGPDPLSPPGVAL
- a CDS encoding S-adenosylmethionine decarboxylase family protein, coding for MTNSSSPATEEINVDDLCSYAVDVWVSDHSILTDEQRLLKILRTAAEKGNATVLGESSHVFPNGAVTAILLLSASHLSIHTWPEFSLANIDLLAYGRLNGERMMQSVELGLSPTRINVTRMLRAVH
- a CDS encoding alpha/beta hydrolase; this encodes MRLHTREWGTGDRVAVLVHGLMADHRTWHELVPVLTGRGYRVLAVDLRGHGGSGRGAYAPHLFAQDLLETLPRGPELALGHSLGALALALAVAELEPERAVYSEPAWRLGGPDGTLDPAVFTLFKRAPRLLIRSLRPEWGEREVAAELAALDAWDERSALALSAYRAADHMPAKPLVRSLVQAAEPSTLVSGEMRAELTRRGFEVRTVPDATHAIHRDSFDAFLASLSGWL
- a CDS encoding PIG-L family deacetylase, giving the protein MPERPSPAPLVRRTTHALSADDRPIRLPHTEFDGAEVRFLGEPVDPAVFPASAAELWHACDGTRPYRSWSSLERELIAGWHAAGLVVAAPPPRTQPSSAPVFLSPHPDDAQLALGGLLARFGGRVVDVFSHETWTRHPHYRSRPALASRLLLEEERVACGVLGAELTVLGHLDAADRAAWREGYFLEPHAVDAARATEPELFERVTADLAGEVAGGRPVLVPLAVGGHVDHVLTRQAALELIARKTLEPERVAFYEDMPYSLFADAAAEAGRLAVGPAAAAPVPVLIPASEAAVRTKQEALWPYRLQVLEAVSKRIVRHGRRLGAPGWAERLWVLPESADAFGELASAAAEEAAAAG
- a CDS encoding 4'-phosphopantetheinyl transferase family protein; protein product: MELARYEATVDHDNRLRFLAGCAVSRVVLGELLGLPPADVPLRRVCPRCGGPHGKVTLDVPTGSVHADVRFSVSHSGDVIGLAVCRGADVGLDVEDGAGTDVEKVAPRVLTETELAALYARPPAERTPAFLRYWTRKESVLKAIGVGLRVPLRRLEVSDPKLPPAVLSWPEQMDACHEVRMADTVVDTTHPASVSVTGTTEVTLVRHDTSAMLRAWR